A single Oryzias melastigma strain HK-1 linkage group LG24, ASM292280v2, whole genome shotgun sequence DNA region contains:
- the LOC118598186 gene encoding C-C chemokine receptor type 7-like, whose protein sequence is MEMTTSTVFTTNTSTSGHLLSSSWDIPDLTRAAVLSLSFLLGFSGNIAVIILKPNIQTLSPLSQSLMLNLAVSDLLCVLTLPFWIYDLLVSWTLGLVACKLLTCLLFLSFFCSLLTVTLLSVQRYLVVVKQQHTLNHFGAKRLLVLLWIASLVASIPSGISHNLIEKKENMTYCTLQLSSEALVIFVLIDEIIVGFMTIFILAFSYISLYRKLKRAAFFHNCQTTRLVSSITASFFVLNFPYHVINVLTVTAVSLHIEGLMEFCRSSRYIFGAILLFNISLNPLLYAFTSCNFWKCSEKLNCWKRNSGVSQSTSNNTITNAV, encoded by the coding sequence ATGGAGATGACCACCTCAACTGTGTTCACCACCAATACTTCCACTTCAGGAcatcttctttcttcttcttgggaCATCCCAGATTTAACTCGTGCTGCGGTGCTAAGTTTGAGCTTTCTGCTGGGATTCTCTGGAAACATTGCAGTGATCATCCTCAAGCCAAATATCCAGACTCTGTCCCCTTTGAGCCAGAGTCTGATGCTGAATCTAGCCGTGTCGGACCTTCTCTGTGTGCTGACTCTTCCGTTCTGGATTTATGATCTACTCGTCAGTTGGACCCTCGGGCTTGTGGCCTGTAAACTTCTAACATGCCTGTTGTTCTTAAGTTTTTTCTGCAGTCTGTTGACCGTGACTTTGCTAAGTGTCCAGCGCTATCTGGTTGTTGTGAAACAGCAACATACCTTAAATCACTTTGGAGCAAAGCGTCTTCTGGTTCTGCTGTGGATAGCTTCACTCGTTGCTTCCATCCCTAGTGGCATTTCTCACAACCTGATAGAGAAGAAGGAGAATATGACTTATTGCACTCTCCAGCTCTCCTCTGAAGCTCTAGTAATTTttgtgctgatagatgaaatcaTAGTGGGATTTATGACAATattcattttagctttttcttatATTAGTCTTTATAGGAAGTTGAAGCGAGCTGCATTTTTCCACAATTGTCAAACAACCAGACTGGTTTCCAGCATCACTGCGAGCTTCTTTGTCTTGAACTTTCCCTACCATGTCATCAATGTACTGACTGTAACTGCAGTTTCTCTCCATATTGAGGGCCTCATGGAGTTTTGCAGGAGCTCACGGTACATTTTTGGAGCAATTCTCCTTTTTAACATCAGCTTGAATCCTCTCCTGTATGCATTTACATCCTGTAATTTTTGGAAGTGTTCAGAAAAACTGAACTGTTGGAAGAGAAATTCTGGTGTTTCCCAAAGTACAAGTAATAATACCATCACTAATGCTGTGTAG